From a region of the Castanea sativa cultivar Marrone di Chiusa Pesio chromosome 10, ASM4071231v1 genome:
- the LOC142613698 gene encoding WAT1-related protein At1g09380-like, with amino-acid sequence MVFYLVGLKHSTPTIGSALTNTLPAFTFILAVLFRQESVGIKSKPGQAKVIGTIICIGGALLLSFYHGHTIGISEPSMHWTYAENMEKNSSTSSSHGNAIIGPLLLIASSLSWSVWFIIQARMNKIFPAPYTSTTLMCFMASIECGIIALFAKHDISAWSLSNPMWLVASLYAGIVCSALAFAITSWAIQVKGPLYVSVFSPLLLVIVAISSWALLHEKLYVGTVLGSILIVLGLFSVLWGKNKEMARISAIEEIEAAKLDDAMIQKDDLELQMIAKSDSNLYVTTRKEKQQEN; translated from the exons ATGGTCTTTTACCTTGTAGGTTTAAAACACTCAACCCCAACAATTGGTAGTGCATTAACTAATACACTTCCAGCATTCACTTTCATCCTGGCTGTCCTTTTCAG GCAAGAATCTGTGGGAATTAAGTCCAAGCCAGGGCAAGCTAAGGTAATAGGGACAATTATATGCATAGGTGGAGCCCTTCTATTGTCATTCTACCATGGACACACCATTGGTATAAGTGAACCTAGCATGCACTGGACATATGCTGAGAATATGGAAAAGAATAGTTCCACTTCTAGCAGCCATGGAAACGCCATCATAGGCCCCTTGCTCCTAATTGCAAGTTCTCTCTCTTGGTCAGTTTGGTTCATAATCCAA GCAAGAATGAACAAGATTTTTCCAGCTCCTTATACAAGCACCACATTGATGTGTTTCATGGCCAGCATTGAGTGTGGGATCATTGCCTTATTTGCCAAACACGACATTTCTGCATGGTCGTTGAGCAATCCAATGTGGCTTGTTGCATCTCTCTATGCA GGGATTGTCTGTTCTGCACTAGCATTTGCCATCACTTCCTGGGCTATCCAGGTGAAAGGTCCTCTCTATGTCTCGGTGTTCAGCCCCTTGTTGCTTGTTATCGTGGCTATTTCCAGTTGGGCCCTGCTTCATGAGAAATTATATGTTGGAAC TGTTTTAGGGTCTATTTTAATCGTCCTTGGGCTCTTTTCTGTTCTATGGGGGAAGAATAAGGAGATGGCACGGATTAGTGCTATCGAAGAGATAGAAGCAGCAAAGCTAGATGATGCCATGATCCAGAAGGACGACTTGGAACTGCAGATGATTGCAAAATCAGATAGCAATCTTTATGTTACAACAAGAAAGGAGAAGCAACAAGAAAATTAA
- the LOC142613699 gene encoding uncharacterized protein LOC142613699, producing MDLSELWAIFGPGVAGAVFGAGWWFWVDAVVCSSVAVSFVHYLPGIFASFAALMFNCVRKEDIDYSPYEEGEWRLKLWLFFAYVVSFVSLAASVGLLIQDSLVTTGPSVWTGTAGVLQCVFVLISGLIYWTSHPE from the exons ATGGATTTGTCGGAGCTATGGGCGATATTCGGGCCAGGAGTGGCGGGCGCCGTATTCGGCGCCGGGTGGTGGTTCTGGGTGGACGCCGTCGTTTGCAGCTCCGTCGCTGTCTCCTTCGTCCACTACCTTCCTG GAATATTTGCTTCTTTTGCGGCTCTGATGTTCAATTGCGTTAGGAAAGAAGACATCGATTACTCTCCCTACGAAGAAGGCGAGTGGAG ATTGAAGCTTTGGCTTTTCTTCGCATATGTTGTGTCCTTTGTATCTCTAGCTGCATCAGTGGGCCTATTAATACAGGATTCACTTGTAACAACTGGCCCTTCTGTGTGGACAGGAACTGCGGGTGTCTTgcaatgtgtgtttgtgttgaTCAG TGGGCTGATTTATTGGACTTCTCATCCAGAGTAA